The Erinaceus europaeus chromosome 13, mEriEur2.1, whole genome shotgun sequence genome segment GACTGCAGAAACTCCACTGTTGGCTCGGTTTCCCCTCACCAGCTCATCCATTTAGTGTTCCTCTTGTCTTGTACTGCATTTCGGTTACAAAAAAGATGAAAACAATTTTTCAAGTCCTAAGTAAAGATTAACTTTCTCAAGCATCCCTATTCTAAATCTtaacctctcctccccttccttgatGATGAAGGGTCTGTGTAAACCAAGAGCCCCACTAGAGGAAACATTTTGTTCTTTTAGAACAAGGAAAGAAGATGTGGAACCACTGCATGGTCAAAAGTTCTGCTTATAAAGAGGGGGAGCAAGTGCCACCATTTTTATTTAGACATTTGTGTCTTACTGAGTTCAGCAGGGCAGATATGTCATCAGATGTAAAGTCGACAATGTCCTTAAAACACTTAAAAAGGATGTTCCTAAGACACAAGAAAAATGCCATGGGAAGTAAGACAACAGCTAGCCTGTGATTTTAGGTAGTAGTTTGTCTTACTACATTAACCAACAACATGATTTCTGCTGTGATGAAAAGTTGCcattttagtggtccgggaggtggcacagtggataaggcattgattggactctcaagcatgaagtcctgagttcagtccgtggcagcacatttaccagagtgatgtctggttctttccctctccgcatgtctttcttatgaataaataaaatctttaaaaaaaaaaaaagatgccatttTAAGGACATGCAAGACAATTGTTTTAACAGAAGATTACAGTATCACCAGTATTTGAGGCATCTTGTTTTAGGGGTCATTTTTGAGCAGGATTCTCCATCGCAAGCTCTCCTTTGGCCCGAGAACAGCAACCTGTCCTCAGAGTCTGGTGTCAGGCGAGCTCCCAGCGGACCCCTCCCAAAGCTGTCACCATGAGTGACAtacaggcatggaagcctttccAAAAAGCCTTTCCAAAAAGTCTCCCAACAGAATACAGCAGGAACCAGGAGTCCCAGATCTGCGGGTGCAGGGAGACTTGTGTCCTTCGCTTTGGCCTGGCCTGCAGATAACTGGACTTTTCCATGTGTGCATCATGGGGGACGAGGGCATTTTTACTTGACCTGCACCCTAAGCATTGTAAGCCCATATTCCAGAGGTCTGGGTTGGCCTGCCACATGTGTTCAAAAGTGAGAAGAGCCCGGTGTTCGGGAGCCTTTGGCTCGGCAATTCTCACCGGTCCTTCCAGACTTACCTCCCGGAGGCGCCACGTGGAAGCCTCGGCCAGGACACGTGACTTGAGCCTGCCGGTGCTTCGCTTGCCCAGTCGCAGTCGCAGGCTCAGGGGGCCGCTTGGAGCGCCCGCTTTTGCGCAGACGCAGTAGCTGCCCGAGGGTGTCCAGCAGCCCGCCGCGTGACCCGGGCCAGCCTCGCGGATGCGCCGTTTCTGACCCTCCCCTCGTCTAACCGTCTAACCGTCGAGGCGCCCCGACCTCCGTCTCCATGAGCCGACTGCTGGCGGCCCTGCGCTCGCCCGGGGCGCGGCGCCGGGCTTCGGCGGCCGCCCTGTGCACGGACGCCAGGTCGGAGCTGCTGCAGCCGTGCGCACAGGCCCCGGCGGCGCCCCGCGCGAAGGTGTCGGTGGTGGGCGCGGGCGCGGTGGGCATGGCCTGCGCCGTGAGCATCCTGCTGCGGGGCCTGGGCGACGAGCTGGCGCTGGCGGACCTGGACGCGGCGCGCGTGCGGGCGGAGGTGCTGGACCTGCAGCACGGCGCCGCCCTGGCCCGCCTGCCCGCCGTGGTGGGCGCCGGCGACCTGAGCGTCACGGCCGGCTCCCGCCTGGTGGTGCTGTCGGCCGGCGCCCGGCAGCGGGAGGGCGAGTCGCGCCTGGCGCTGCTGCAGCGCAACGTGGCCGTGTTCCGCGGCCTGGTGGCCGACGCGGTGCGCCTGAGCCCGGCCTGCACGCTGCTCGTCGTGTCCAACCCGGTGGACGTGCTGACCTACGCGGCCTGGCGCCTGAGCGGCCTGCCGCCCGCCCGCGTGCTGGGCAGCGGCTGCAACCTGGACACGGCGCGCCTCCGCTTCCTGCTGGGCCGGCGGCTGGGGCTGCACGCCGAGAGCTgccagggctgggtgctgggcgagCACGGCGACTCGAGCGTGGCCGTGTGGAGCGGGGCGCAGGCGGCCGGGCAGCCGCTGGCGGCGCTGGGCGGGGACCCGGCGCGCTGGGCGCAGCTGCACCGCGACGTGGTGGCCGGCGCCCACGAGGTGATCCGCGGCAAGGGCTACACGTCGTGGGCCATCGGGCTGTCGGTGGCCGACCTGGCCGAGAGCCTGCTGCGCGACCTGCGGCGCGTGCACCCGGTGTCCACGCTGGCGCGCGGGCTGTACGGCGTGGAGGCCGACGTGTTCCTCAGCCTGCCCTGCGTGCTGGGCGGCGGCGGCGTGGCCGACCTGGTGAAGATCCGGCTCAGCCCCGACGAGCGGGCGCGGCTGCGGAAGAGCGCGGACACGCTGTGGGCCGTGCAGAAGGAGCTGCGCTTCTGAGGCCGTGCggttggctggctggctggctgcgtGTCCGCCGGTCCGTCCGCGGCCCCCGTCCCCCCCCTCGACGCGCACGCGCGGCCTCTGCCGACTCGCCGAGCCTCGGGGTCCAGGTCGTTGCGGTTTCCCGAAAGTTCTGGCTGTTGCCATTAAAGATTTCTTCCTGCCGGCTGCCTCGCGTGCCCCTCTGTGTGTGCCGTGTGTGTCTGTCGGTCCGTCTGTGCCCCCACccgcacagtgtgtgtgtgtgtgtctgtcggtCCGTCTGCGCCTCCACccgcacagtgtgtgtgtgtctgtctgctccCCCACTCGCACTGTGTCTGTCTGTGGGTCCGTTTTCTCCCCCAAtcgcacagtgtgtgtgtgtgtctgtccgtcTGCTCCCCCACTCgcacagtgtgtgtctgtgtgtgtgtgtgtgtctgtctgctccCCCACTCGCActgtgtctgtctgtcggtcCGTCTGCTCCCCCACTCGCACAGTGTGTGTCTGTCCGTCTGCTCCCCCACTCGCACAGTGTGTGTCTGTCGGTCCGTCTGCGCCCCCACtcgcacagtgtgtgtgtgtgtgtgtgtgtgtctgtctgctccCCCACCCGCAGAGCGTCACTTTCCCTGCCCCGCAGGGCCACCCGGAAGGTGCCTGGCCTCACGGTGGGGCAGAGCTGCAGGGCCCGGTGACGGAGCGCGGCAGCCAGGGCGGAAAGGTGCCGGCGAGGGACTTTGCTTCTGAGTCTTGCTGCCTTTCTCTCCTGCTGAGCGAGGAGGGCAGgtagacggacacctgcagccgGCCTCACCACTGCCCTGCGGTCGTGGAGCCCAGGGCGGCCCTGCCGGGCTGTGTGCCGCTGACACCGAGCGCTGCGGAGGAGCCGAAGTCACCTTCCGCCCCAGTGATGGCGCCAGTAacctagaaagagagaggcaaaggcTGTCGGCTTCATGCTCGCCCTCGGACCCTACCACCTGAGCTGCCCTGCCCTCGTCTCTGCGTGGTACCCAGCCACCTGGTACAGGGCCCGGCCGGCAGGCAGGGGCGCTCAGCTGGCAGGTGCTGTATTTGCTGCCCAGCTAACAGGATCTCATTCTGggcttttgctttttgtttttgaccTTGCCTTTTTTCGTTTATTTTACTAAGAGGTGCggcgggggcgggcggtagcgcagtgggttaagcgcacgtggcgcaaagagcaaggacaggagtaaggatcccggttggagccccgggctccccacctgcaggggagtcgcttcacaggccctgaagcaggtctgcaggtgtctgtcattctctccccctctctgtcctatccaaccacgatagcatcaataaaaaatggacaacaaaaggggtaatatttttaaaaggttgtaaaaaaaaaaaagatgcggagagaaagatacagccctgctcagctatgcctgatgatggtgctgagaattgaacctgggaccatggagcctcaagtatgagagccTTGCAGAACCatgttgctgtctccccagccttttgttttcaattttaagTGAGGAAACTGAGTCCCCGGGCTCTTCAGAATATAATAGCCGCCACACCCAAAGGCTTTTTCATCATCAGCCCTTTCTAACTGAACATCGTTCTAACCccaccactaataaataaaaaaggtaccccaccaatgtgtcctggagctccgcttccacagagacccaccctactagggaaagagagaggcagactgggagtatggatcgaccagtcaaccaacgcccatgttcagtggggaagcaatgacagaagccagaccttccaccttctgcaacccacaatgatcctgggtccatgctcccagagggataaagaataggaaagctatcaggggagagggtgggatatggagattgggtgatgggaactgtgtggagttgtacccccccaaccctatgattttgtcaatgtctcctttcttaaaaaaggaaaaggccaAAGAACACATAGCTGGTACTCTGCTGTGAAGCCGTCTACCTCCTGTGTGTTAATGCAGAAACCCCCCGACAACAGCCAACTGCCATGGAGCTGGGCCCCAGGGTAACACTGGGTATTCTCATCACCcagcctgggctggggagatagcccagtgtcagagcacaggacttgcatgcttgtcagaggctccaaaagtcccaggttcggttcccagcactgccatgtgccagagcagggccctggtttctctctttcatcctctatctCAAATCTTACGTGAAAAAAGGAAATGCTTAAAATATTTAACCCTATGAGAAATACGttaaaagaggaaggaggaggggattgggcagtagcccagcgtgttaagcgcacatggtgcaaagtgcaaggaccagcataaggatctcggcttgagggcccccccccccccggctccccacctgcaggggagccgcttcacaggtggtgaagcaggtctgcaggtgtctatctttctctccccctctctgtcctatccaacaacaacagcaatgacaacaacaatgacaacaacaggacaataaagtggggaaaatgtcctgcaggagcagtggattcatcgtgtaggcaccaagcccctggaagcaaaaaaaaaaaaaaaaagagtaacaatGGGGGAGGGAAACCTTTAAGAACggaataaaaatcactcatttgagtcatataaatacaaaaaaacccaaagacgttaagggacatatactcaatggaacacctctcagcaattaaaaaaagactatattgtgaccttggggacaaaaatggatggcactggaggtgattatgcttagtgaggtaaggaagtgaaggacaagtaCCGGGTGACTTCACTCAtgaaatatagaaaattgaaatatAGAAATACTGAAaattgagagggccaggtggtggcgcacctggttgaacacacatgttacagtgtgtgaggtcccaggttccagcccctggtccccacctgcagggagaaagcttcataagtggtgaagcagagctgtaggtgtctctctgtctcgctccctctctatctccccctcccctctttgtttctggttgtctctatccaataaataaataaaaataaagaaaaaaaaaagaaatactgaaaatagactgggcagtggcgcacctggctgagcacacgtgttacagtgcacaaggacccaggttagattcccccagtccccacctgcagggggaaagctttgcgagtggtgaagcagggctgcaggtgtctctctatctccccccagctccttgatttctggctgtctatccaataaataaagataatttaaaatttaaaaatttgcaGCCTGGGAGTTGGCACTGTGGAtgaaacactggattctcaagcatgaggtcctgagttcaatccccaccactgcatgtgtcagagtgatgctctggttcacattctctctctcttcaataagtattcaataaataaatcttgaaaaagaattgaaatacataaacttgaaaaagtgtcaactgtggtctgggaggtggcgcagtggctaaggcactggattctcaagcatgaggtcctgagttcagtccctggcagcacatgcaccagagtgatggctggttctttctctctctctcctatctttctcattagtgaataagtaaaatctttttttaaaaaacgtgtCAGCCCCTATCTAAgtctttgggagaactatggtggttattagtgtgtggggggggaatgggggttcagaactttggtgatggagtggtgtggaatataatcttataaatcattattaaatcactaataaaaacagaatATTTTCCAATCTCCCCTCTGCTCTAACTCCTGGGCTCTTCTGGTTAAACCTTTGAtgtagagggggctgggcggtaatgcagcgggttaagcgcatgtggcacaaagcacaaggactggcagaaggattctggttcgagtcccagcaccccacctgcaggagggtcacttcacaagcggtgaagcaggtctttttctcctctgtcttcccctcctctctcgatttctttctatcctaccaacaataacagccacagcaagggcaacaaaatgggaaaaacagcagTGGATGCTTAGTgctgggactgagccccagtgataatcctagaggcaaaataataatagtaaaataaaataattaaaaaaaactttgattcCCCATAATggcacataaaataaaaatcctagtTTGTGATTCTTTATTAACTCCTGGACTGAGGTAATTTTCTTCTCACCAGCTTCATTCAGTCATCAACACCATCCGTCTCCATCAGGTTCACCTCTCCCCCCCTGCTTtgtcatcgtgtgtgtgtgtgtgtgtgtgtgtgtgtgtgtgttcaccagTACCCTACTCGGCTCTGGcagagggtggtgctggggattgaacctgggacctttggtttcTCAGGCatggagagtcttttgcagaaccatgatgctgtgcCCCCAGCCATCCCCTGCTTTGAACCTTCAGTGACCCACAttattttctctcctttcagATGAAAGACTTCCGGAGTAAAATGCAGTCGGTGTTTCCAGGCATTCCCAAGAACCCCAGGCCAGCTGTTGAGTGGGAGGAGGCGTTGAAATCCAAGTGAGCCGAGAGTGTGGTGGCTGAATTCCAGCAGGACCCTGCTGAGAGTGGGACCTCAGACACGTCGCCGCAGCAGGGGCAGTGGGGCTGACGCCTCCTCGGAGCACAAGGGCATCATAGACCGCACGCTCACGCTGCTTCCCATCTAGGCATCTGTGTGTCAGCAGAGGGCAGAGTCTTCCCACAATTAGGATATCTATTTAGAAACAgtcatatatataatacatataataatatatatttatatatattattactattattattttaccagagcactgctctgctctggcttatggaggtgcagaggattgaacctgagacttcagagcttcaggcaggagagtctctgcataaccattgtgctctctGTCCACCCACGCCCAACCATACTTCTGTACCGAGTGCATCCTGAGGGTGGATACTTCTGTTTATGACAACAGTTTAAGCCAAGTTttataccttaaagaaaaaaaaaaactagactagGTGATGGTCTTTATAAAGGGACTTGAAGCAGCCCTGGGTGTGTCCGCTTACATCCGTCTCCACAGCAGCCTGCATCGACAGTGAAAAGTTTATCAGAACCTGGAAGACACGTGCTTTGGTCGCGCTGACCCAAAGGCCCACACCAGGGCCTGGGAGTAGGGTGCacgtggccctgggttcaagtcaagTATGTAGGAGCTGGACAGCACCaggagagctccatgaatgggaagcagggctgctagTGGGGTTGTGGTTTCTgtcctgtgtctctccctctcctctcttcacttttattttgaggtattATTATCTTCTGATTCgttgagacacagacagacagagcaaaAGGCAGGAGTGAGCGAAAGAAATCACCACACCAAAGCCCCCTCCAGACCTGGACTTGAATCGTGCTCATGGCAAGGCACCGCACTACCCCAGAGAGCGATTTCATTGgcctcttccctgtctctctctctctctctctctctctctctctctctcgttcaagAATACAGAGCAAAGCAAAGACCCAGGGTGCTGCCCAACGATACTACACATGCGTGAGGCCCTGTGTTTATTCCCAAGCGCCACACAAACcagtcagggccgggtggtggagtgtctggttgagtgcatgtggcacagTCCACAAcagcctggttcaagcctctggtcgccACCTTCAGCGGGGAAGCTTTTTGAGCactacagcaggtctgcaggtgtctttcctgtctctcttcctctctatcgtcccctcctCAACTTGTCTcttgtataaaataaataaaagtaatcaaagccttttacaaaattacagctctcgggctgaggagatagcatgacggttatgcaaacagtctcaggcctgaggcactgaagaccccaggttcaatcctcagcaccgccataaaccagagctgagcagtgctctggctaagaaaagaagaaaaagggggggaagtggggggctaggtagtggtgcacttggttaagtgcacgtattatgcacaaggtcctgggttggagcccctggtccccaccagcagggggaaagtttcacgggtgatgaggcagggctgcaggggtctctgtctcccgccccccctcctcctcaatttccctctgttctatcaagtagaattattattattatttttttttaattaaggagcACGGCTCTGGTTCCAGGTTAACAAGTTAAGTAAGGCAGGGAACTGACTCAGCAGGAAGAACACACACGTCACCACGCGTGAGGCTATggcgtctctcctctcctctcactctgAAGTGAAGAGAGAACAACACCTGGGCCCCAGGGGCTACTCAGAGGCGCCGTCACCCAGGGGAGAGGCCCTGGGTCCATTCCTTGGCACTgcacttctagcgtttgtccttcttccgcagccggtcaacagcgtcaggtggagcctgatgtcaagtttcgagacctcctttgaatctggagaggtggccgtcgttgactgtgtgggtcatagtctgtctggagccgcaggggcagttcgggtcgtctctggctccccagcgatggaacatagcggcgcaccggccatggcctgttcgatagcgattgaggagggcccaatcataacgtgctaggtcaaagccgggttgacgcttgcaggggtctgtgatgaggtgtttgttcttgacctcagctgactgccaactctgtttccaagagtctgggacagagaagttcagtgtaggcgtaggggaccagattgggtgacgagacgtcaagcgttggacagggtgggcgaagatatccgcgtagattggcaggtccggtcgagcgtagacgtgggaaatgaacttagatgatgccgcatcccgacgaacatctggtggggtgatgttgctaagaactggcagccagggaactggggtggaacggatggttccagaaattatcctcatggaggaatataatttggagtcgaccaagtggacatgggggctacggaaccatcctggggcacagtattctgcagtggaatagcataatgccagagaggatgagcgtagtgtggaagcactcatgccccatgaggagctggccagtcttgcaatgatgttattcctcgcgcccacctttgctgcagtttttatgagatgttcgtgaaatgacagagtgcgatcgagagtaacgccaagatagactggctgggcttcatgccggattctcgtatcgccaagctgcacattaagctcacgcgaggccgaggcatggtgtagatggaaaacagatgataccgtttttgcagtgctagggattagtcgccattttttacagtaatcagatatcagagacatgtctttcgtgagtgtttcctcgaggatgtcaaacttggatgcctgagttgcacggcagatgtcatcggcgtagatgaacttccttgaagaagtttctaggaggtcattgatgtaaatattaaatagcgtaggagccagaacagagccctgggggaggtcacttgagacaagtctccatctgcactGAAAAGCAAAGGCGCCAGGTAGGTTCAGCCCCGGGCCTGGGTGTCCTGAGTCCCATCTTTGATTCACCGATGCTGGTTTTTGCCCTGGTGTCTCTGGAAAAGCTCAGATAAGCAAAGCAGGCACTGGTGGCCCggttggtggcacagtggataaagctcaagggtgaagtcctaaattcagtccctggcagcacacgtaccagaatgatgtctggttctgtctctctgcttctctctctctcctcctatcttcatgaataaataaaatctttaaaaaataaaaagtgggggtgggcagttttcggcagtggtgcacccggttaagcgcacatagtgctacATGAAAGGACACacgtaagaacctgggtttgagcccccactccccacctgcaggggggggcgcttcacgggcagcaaagcaggtctgcaggtgtctctgtgtctccctgtctcctcctcccctctcaatttctctcctatcaaattaaaaggaaaagaagcagcagcaggcagTGGCTCTCACAGCCTACAGCAGGCAGTCATGCAGATAATAGCAATATGGTGGACATCCATTTTCTATAAAGTTGGTCCTGGGGACCCACACACTGCCTAATAGTCAATGTTTCTTGTCTCAGTTGTCAGTGTAAAAATAGCTCCGTTATCGCCTCTTTGAGCAAAGACTTTTCACCAGGCTGTTGTGTCTCCGTATTAAGTATGCAGGCCCACCTCTCTAATGAAACCGCTTCTGGTAAATTCTTCCATCTACACATGACCCTTTCCCGCCGCTGTGATCCCtttcagaaaacagagaaaattatgtctataagaattttttttttactggagattAAAATTGTTGAAAGGTGAAAAATCCTTGACTATGCTAATATGTCCAGAAAAATTAACCCCTGCTTATTTTAATAACAATAGTGTGATTCCTCATAGACTTGCTCGGGCTCTAATTAGCAGTCAGGTTTAATAAGGTGCGTTTTGAAATTTATCCCGTCACAATGAAACCTTTTAGTTCTGAAGAGAAACCTGAAATGAAATGTCAAAGGTAAGATGTAGCAGATGGACCGGAGGCCCCACCTTTTTTAGATTGCTTAATTAAGGAACAGGTGTGATCAGTGTCTAGGCTTCATGTGtaacctcttaaaaaaaaaaatctcacagctAAAAGGAAAGATTGTACGTGGAGTAGGTAGAAATCTTCCCCACCTTCCATGTTTAAAACTGTACTTCAAgaataagaggaagggggagttgggcggtagcgcagcgggttaagcgcacatggtgcaaagcgcaaggaccagcgtaaggatcccggttcaagcccccagctccccacctgcaggggagtcgcttcacaggcgggtagcagatctgcaggtgtctgtctttctcttccccctctgtcttcccctcctctctccatttctctctatcgtatccagcaacgatgacatcaataacaatatctacaacaataaaaacaagggcaacaaaagg includes the following:
- the LOC132542458 gene encoding L-lactate dehydrogenase A chain-like, which translates into the protein MSRLLAALRSPGARRRASAAALCTDARSELLQPCAQAPAAPRAKVSVVGAGAVGMACAVSILLRGLGDELALADLDAARVRAEVLDLQHGAALARLPAVVGAGDLSVTAGSRLVVLSAGARQREGESRLALLQRNVAVFRGLVADAVRLSPACTLLVVSNPVDVLTYAAWRLSGLPPARVLGSGCNLDTARLRFLLGRRLGLHAESCQGWVLGEHGDSSVAVWSGAQAAGQPLAALGGDPARWAQLHRDVVAGAHEVIRGKGYTSWAIGLSVADLAESLLRDLRRVHPVSTLARGLYGVEADVFLSLPCVLGGGGVADLVKIRLSPDERARLRKSADTLWAVQKELRF